GCAAGATGGATATCGCTAATTGTCTCAAGGCGATTCGTCCCGAGCAACGACCGTTGCATTCTGATACGTTCCCCTCCATTTTGCCCGTACGACCAACCATGGGTCGTACGCTACTTAATTAAGTTAATTAAACGAATTGAAAGGTACTGGAATTTTGATTGTTCGAAAGATGGCAGGAATACTACGTTCGTTTTTACTGATTCGCAGCGTTATTTCAGAAACTTCTTAGAATGGGTCGTATGGTTCATTTGATGCGTACGCGTGTTGTATGCTATTCGTGGAATATGGAAAATACAGTATGCGACATGTGAACAGAGGGAAGATTAAAAAGTGGCGTAATTTTACGAAATTGAATTGTGAGAGTCGAAAACGATGAATGTATGATATAAATCAGACGATCGATTCtggaaaatcgagtttattttgggaataattaaattaaatactaTAACAGTTAGTAACAAATCTACTGCAAATTTTACCTGGGAAATAGAGCATCGATTTTGTAAGTTCTAAATTGCTGTTCTTCTCTCGTGATTTATTCTATTCAGCAAATGACTGCcggtgaaataaaataaaagtaaaaatgtcGGTTGGTAGGTAGTttgaattctatagaatttaccTGTGTATATTAGAATCTACAGCTGTTATCGATATGTTTAGTACGAAAGAGAAAACGGACGAAGAAGTCGTACCAGATCTATTTTCcaatatgtataaaaaatcaTCGCTACCATTTTCTCGTCGCTATTTAACTTTAGCAAATCGCGTAACGAAGATGCGGAAGATCAGCTGCAAGGCACAATGGAATAACTTCGCTTTTTCGTATATTAGAGACCTTTGGCATTTCGATTTTCATGTTACCAGGTTAACCAGAAGAGAACAAGTAACAGTTACCGGACTAATCGTAAGAATCGGTCGCATAAAACGTACTCTGAAatactaaattattaaataactgCTAAAAATACAGTAGACTATTTGTTACTCTACTGCCGGAAATATGACGATCAACGCTGTTTTCTGCAAGATAGACCAATAAGATAGAGCAATTTATTAAGTTTACTTTCAAAAATCCCTTACGGGGTGCGTAGTTAAAATCGAGCAATGACGAGAATGCACGTGGAATGCAGTTAACTGGCTAAGGGACAGCCTTCGCGTAGACGGAATAAGAAACCTCATTGAGTTCCTAGATATAATTAATCTGATgtcaaaaataatataaaataatatagtcGTCGACAACCAAGCAATTGACGCGATTTAAATACCAAAGGAAAAGACAAAAAGGTTTGATTTGATACGAAAGTTACGCATGTAACTACGCAAGTATCGATTAAAAATCTTCTTTCCTCCACAGCATATTCCATGGGATTAGAAAGACGCTGCAATGTACGATACGCGACAACTATCAACTAAAAAGACTATACAAGGTTATACAACAGTGTACAAAGTGTATATCGTACAACTGTCCACAGTAGTCAACGTGTAGATTTCATATTACAAGAAGATTATTAGAAAAATGGTGCAATGTACGATACGCGACGACTATCAACTAAAAAGACTATACAAGGTTATACAACAGTGTACAAAGTGTATATCGTACAACTGTCCACAGTAGTCAACGTGTAGATTTCATATTACAAGAAGATTATTAGAAAAATGGTGCAATGTACGATACGCGACGACTATCAACTAAAAAGACTATACAAGGTTATACAACAGTGTACAAAGTGTATATCGTACAACTGTCCACAGTAGTCAGCGTGTAGATTTCATATTACAAGAAGATTATTAGAAAAATGATGCAATGTACGATACGCGACGACTATCAACTAGAAATCAAAGACTATACAAGAGTATACAACAGTGTACAAAGTGTATATCGTACAACTGTCCACAATAGTCAACGTGTAGATTTCATATTATAAGAAGATTATTAGAAAGATGATGCAATGTACGATACGCGACGACTATCAACTAAAAAGGCTATACAAGGTTATACAACAGTGTACAAAGTGTATATCGTACAACTGTCCACAGTAGTCAGCGTGTAGATTTCATATTATAAGAAGATATTACAAGAAGATACGCGACGACTATCAACTAAAAAGACTATACAAGGTTATACAACAGTGTACAAAGTGTATATCGTACAACTGTCCACAGTAGTCAGCGTGTAGATTTCATATTACAAGAAGATTATTAGAAAAACGGTGCAATGTACGATACGCGACGACTATCAACTAAAAAGACTATACAAGGTTATACAACAGTGTACAAAGTGTATATCGTACGACTGTTCACAGTAGTCAGCGTGTAGATTTCATATTACAAAGGAATTCTCTGAAATGCTGTCGATAATCAAAGAAGAGCAAACGAAAGCAATACGCTAAATTTTACAAGcaatgttaaaaataaaaatgatttttctGCTTGAGCGAGTAGACTCGAGGATGTTTAGAACGTAAGagtagaaaataagaaaaatctcTGTGCTCATCGAAATAAGATCGCAATAGGTGAAAACCGACAAGCAACTGTTACTATTGTTATtactgttattatataattttcttttgttcGTTACCATAGATAATTGTTCCTGGAGGAATTCGAACGTTTACAACATTTACGTCATCGTTGTACGTAAGTATACCGATACGAAAAGCCATAGATATTCGTCCCTACTAATTTTTAACGTTATTTCAGATATCTTTTAGATAGTAGGATTTgttctatgtattttaaataTGTTGTACATTATTCGTTGAATATTCAACACAGGTGTAATTGCTCCCGGAGGAATTTGAACACTTGAAACGTCGCGACGACTCATCGACGCGCGTAGGTACACTGGTTCCTCTTCGTCTTCGCTTCTTTTACGACTATTTTCTATTTGCAGCGACAAACAAGATTCACATATTACGCGTGCTTATTGTATTTCCTCTATCAAGAAGACATCTGTCGCCCGATCGATGCGAAGAAGCGAAGCAGCGAGACTTTCTATCCTCCGAATTGTAAATGATACAAAGACCGGAAAAttggaaattcgaaataaattatCACCGTGGAATCCACTCTACCAGTTTCGGATCGGCGTTTGAAATTCTTTACGAATAATAAAAGATGTTTCCTCGTTGTCGTTTGTACGCTTCGATGCGATTTTAAATGCATTTCTCGACTTTTTAATCGTTTTGAAATGTAACAAATTATGCTTTGTAAAACACAATGAAATAAGGAAAATTACTTATAATTTTTCGCAATACAAACTACGGCGCTTCGCCACGAACAAGTCGTGGATTAAAAGAAAATTACCGAACGTCCTTTATCAGCCTAGATATTTTTGTATAAACCTATGTCGAACACGTTCCTTGCAAATTGTACATATTCTCCGtatatatttgcatattttataaacaTCCACGGTCTAATCATCAGTGTTCCCATGACGGAGCCAATAGAATACAAAGGGTCGATAAGAGTTGCTCTCTCGCGCAAAGTCCGAAGGTACAGAAACGCGCATTCCGcgttcaaaaatataaaaaatattcaaaatggtATATACATTACAACACTACTTCTATTACTCGCGTATTGCACATTGCATGGGTGCAAGTTTGTCCaaattcaaaaggaaatataCAATTAAGGACTGGAACCGAACTACCAGAATATGCAAATAAGAAGATAAGTATCGcgcaataattaaaaaatataccacGATATTTAACAAATCAAACGAATTTCTATTCGGATTccctttaaaaatataataaacgcgctggtataaaaatagaataatataaacgtCAAAATAAAAATCCATGAAATGTGCAATTCAGTTGCAAGCTTTCTTCGACGTTTGCTCTTTAAACTCTCGCCGCGGATCACGCAGCATCGAGCGAAATTTCAATCAACAGGTACGCTCGCTCCTCGCGTGCCTGTTATCTAAATCAACAGGTTACTTCTTCCGCCGTTCCTCGGCAAGCGTTTAGCTGCTGTGTTATACGACGGACCGATAAAGGGCTCGGACAcaggaaagaagaagaggaaaaacgCGAGCACGACGAGCGCGGGTCGTGGTGGTGGGTTTCTGCGGGGTAAAACGGTGCCGGCGAAGACAAGGAGAGGGTAGATGTAGAAGGAGCCAGAACGGGCCACCAGGTGCACCTACAGAATGGACATAAAACGAAGTGGGAACCATATGTTGATGCGGTGAAGGACGCCACGGCACGCGCCACACTCAAACTCCAGCTTTTACGTCGCGAGCATCGCTCACTCCTCTCGATTGTTGACACCGCTGCTGTTGCTCGATGAAACGACGAAACGATCCCGGCGCTTCGCGTACATCGCGTCTTTTTAGAATCGCTGCAAGTACAGGAAAATACGAGGGCCGATGGTCGACGATCGATGCTGACTTTTCGATCGGCAACCACGTGTTATTTTAAACGATGACTTTAACGTTTGCTGCCATACGACGGAAGACTGCCGAAGGTGGATGACCGAAAAGACATTCGTCGAAGCTTGGTATTTCAGTACGAGTGAAACGGAAGTTAAATTGTGTTTCAGTTTAGTTGAATCTCGATGGGTAATTGTAACGAACGTTGTTGATTCGAATCTCGTAACATGTGAAACCGGCGCACTATCGAGACTATTCTGTGATCGCGGTGTAAATATATCGCCAACGTGGAAACCTCGTCGATTAGTATTTTCACGAAGCAAAGTAAAAGTGTTTTCATAAGGTGGAAAGTAactggaagaagaagaagaagaagaagaagatcagTCATCGATCGTCATAAGGATCCTACAGGGCCTAGAAATTCTTCAGATCCACCGCTGTTGAGAGGAGAGCGTCGCCTGGAGATTCGACCCGATGGAACAGCAAAGAATTTCATCAAGATCGTCTTTCGAATTGTCGAGATTTCGCGTTTGTGTTGAGAATTAATCTATTTTAATGAGATATCGTTGGAAAGTAGCCAAGTGAGGAAAAGGATGGCTCTACTGTCGAACCACCACGAATACCCAGTTTCTACTGAGATCGTAACAACTACGTACCCGACGACGACGAGGACTTACGACACTTTATATCCGTCGCCGTACAATTCCCCGAATTACGACTCTATCAAGGTTGCATATAGCGAGAATTACGCGCACAAAGGTGAGATCACACCGCAGAAAGGAGCAGAGACGATCAGTTATGGGAAAGAGGTAGTTGCAAAATATTCCAGAACGCCGGATTCGTACGAAAGAAGCTCGTTTAGCGTTCTGACACCTGTAACGCCTCAAAGGTAAGTTGATATTTTCCAGTCCTGCGAATATTTCTCGCCGACTCGTTTTTACGATACATCTCCGCTACGTATCCTAGTCAACGTTTCGTATGTCTGTCGCTTCTGCGAAATCGCGTATCATCGTAGCTCTGTACGTTGTAAAACGAAACTTGTATACAATTGTTTGAATGGAATTCAGTCGAAGTTGAAGTTTCCTACAATGGTTTTTATTTCGACAGATATCGAAGGAAATTTCATTTGAACGAGTTTGGTAAGTAAGTGATTTTCCTCGTCATCTTCGTTCAGCTCTCGTATAGCTGCCTAGTTTCGGGATATATTCCATCGATAGTCGAACAACGACTTTATCGTAATCAAACAGCATGGCAAAACGTTTAATACGGTTGTACTATCGcacttaatttgtaaaatataatcaatgtGTATAATTATGATTATATGTAATTACGAAGGTTAGACAAGTGTCGAGATTATCGCGAACGATTTGCTTTTGCTTGCTTCGAGCGTGAAATGACATTAAGATAATTGCCAGTTTTGAAATCGTAACGCTAGCGTTGTTAGCACAACGACTATCGAAATGACTAAATCGTAGAAACGATCTCGATGGTCTGTTACAACGCACGTGTATTTTACACGATATTAATACAGCTGGAGAACAAACGATACGAGGTAAATAATCGAAATAGCTATAGTAGTAACGTATATGAGAAGGATGTACAGCAGCATTTTTCTTGCCAATGTGACTCGTTACATGTTAATCACGTGGCTTGAATGATCACATTATAATCGATATAATTTTGATAGGTACGAGCCACAGCACGCGATAAATCACACCGCCTCCCCGGGAACGATGCTGCACGAGGACAGTTCCGTGGAGTATCATCCGCCAGCCTATTGCTACGAAACTCCGCCTCAAGAACAAAAATTTCAAAGCCTCGAAGCCGGCAAGCCAATGCACATGATGGTGGAGCAAAGAAGCAATTGTTGGGAACCTGTTACATCGGCGCAGGTAAATCTCAATGGATCGTGGTTATTAATAATTGAGAACATCTCGCGATTTTACGACCAACGAAAGTTGTTCCTGAAAAAAAATGACATAAGATCGTATAATAAGGTTGAACTGACGTGGCTATTAAGGGGGTGTCCTggattagaatgttctaaaacagcgtgttcttgtgattttttttaCGAGGGAAGGAgagaaatgaagttattgaggtatggttttatatatgtttaacgaatacaaaaaaatttttttaaagtaaaaaaaaacattatgacagatttctaagcctatttcattttacctcgtaattcttgaccgaAAGAAAAAACCggaaaaggattaaattattatatatttttcttctcgacgaactaaaaaaaaaaagggcagaaaatagtgtgaaattaaacattttggcgggtttaaagaaaaaatgtgttttgtaaaaaggaaaaataaactttaaggtgctataacaattatttaaataaacattttaacgaacttttttagttcatcgagaagaaaaatatacgataatttcatccttttttggttttttctttcggtcaagaattacgaggtgaaaTGAAATAGGCTTGGAAATCTGTCATAATGTTTTTTCtacttaaaaaaaatttttttgtattcgttaaatatatatgaaaccacactcgaaattcaataacttcgtttctttcctttccttctaaaaaaaaatcacaaaaagacgctgttttagaatattctaattcaggacaccccatTAAGACGAAACACTGTATGTAAACGCGTTTTACGAATGAAATttacgaataaataaaataggtaAAGTTTGGAAACAATGTGAAAATAGGTATGTGCAAAAA
Above is a window of Bombus affinis isolate iyBomAffi1 chromosome 5, iyBomAffi1.2, whole genome shotgun sequence DNA encoding:
- the LOC126916359 gene encoding heart- and neural crest derivatives-expressed protein 1-like, with the translated sequence MALLSNHHEYPVSTEIVTTTYPTTTRTYDTLYPSPYNSPNYDSIKVAYSENYAHKGEITPQKGAETISYGKEVVAKYSRTPDSYERSSFSVLTPVTPQRYEPQHAINHTASPGTMLHEDSSVEYHPPAYCYETPPQEQKFQSLEAGKPMHMMVEQRSNCWEPVTSAQKQVSPTSSPRRGRRRSRDIPPSPSVLKRRRLAANARERRRMNGLNDAFDKLREVVPSLGADHKLSKFETLQMAQTYIAALCDLLQRHDGKWQ